A genomic segment from Bryobacteraceae bacterium encodes:
- a CDS encoding sugar transferase: MATKHQTPKSLGPPSPNGVGEPAAARGASIAELLDEIPFLTMLRIERKRTERSNRPFLLMLLEPWSLLKARNAQSRLEEFLRLLARTTRETDIKGWYKQDSVLAVIFTEVGVADCRTATDALLARVTDALSSTLDIEDLSAIRISFHVYPEDPAVIADRGIADLRLYPDLIANGDRRKAARWAKRTLDVVGSIIGLAVLSPLLLAIAAAVKLTSKGPVLFRQERVGLYGTRFTFLKFRSMRSDNDDTVHREYVKSFIAGFGEQKIYKLTNDSRVTSLGRFLRRASLDELPQLFNVLLGEMSLVGPRPSIPYEADAYAPWHRRRMLAVKPGITGLWQVGGRSRVKFDEMVRLDVRYAEAWSVWLDLKILCETPRAVLMGGGAF, encoded by the coding sequence GTGGCCACCAAGCACCAAACACCCAAGTCCCTGGGGCCGCCGAGCCCGAACGGAGTGGGAGAACCCGCCGCCGCCCGCGGGGCCTCGATAGCCGAACTCCTTGACGAGATCCCATTCCTCACCATGCTCCGTATTGAACGGAAGCGGACCGAGCGCTCTAACCGGCCTTTCCTCCTCATGCTCCTGGAGCCATGGAGCCTGCTCAAGGCCCGCAACGCCCAGTCGCGGCTCGAGGAGTTTCTGAGACTCCTCGCAAGAACTACCCGAGAGACCGATATCAAGGGCTGGTACAAGCAGGACTCGGTCCTCGCTGTCATCTTCACTGAAGTCGGAGTTGCCGATTGCAGGACCGCTACCGACGCTCTGCTCGCCCGCGTCACTGACGCTTTGAGCAGCACCCTGGATATCGAGGATCTGAGCGCCATCCGCATCTCGTTCCATGTGTATCCGGAAGATCCGGCCGTCATCGCTGATCGCGGCATTGCTGACCTGCGCCTGTATCCGGATCTGATTGCCAACGGCGACCGGCGCAAGGCTGCCCGGTGGGCCAAGCGCACGCTGGACGTCGTCGGCAGCATCATCGGCCTTGCCGTGCTTTCGCCTTTGCTGCTGGCCATTGCCGCCGCAGTCAAGCTCACCTCTAAGGGCCCGGTCCTGTTCCGTCAGGAGCGCGTGGGGCTCTACGGGACCCGGTTCACCTTTCTGAAGTTCCGGTCGATGCGTTCGGACAATGACGACACCGTGCACCGGGAGTACGTGAAATCTTTCATTGCCGGCTTCGGGGAACAGAAGATCTACAAACTCACCAATGACTCGCGCGTGACCTCCCTGGGGCGGTTCCTGCGCCGAGCCAGCCTCGACGAGTTGCCCCAGTTGTTCAACGTGTTGTTGGGCGAGATGTCACTGGTGGGTCCGCGCCCGTCGATCCCGTACGAGGCCGACGCGTACGCCCCCTGGCATCGCCGGCGGATGCTAGCGGTGAAACCCGGTATCACCGGGCTCTGGCAGGTCGGTGGGCGAAGCCGCGTGAAGTTCGACGAGATGGTCCGGTTGGACGTTCGCTACGCCGAGGCTTGGTCAGTGTGGCTGGACTTGAAGATCCTGTGTGAGACGCCCAGAGCGGTGCTGATGGGCGGGGGAGCGTTCTGA
- a CDS encoding acyltransferase, producing MGEYCCIAPDVKLGKNVKLSKFINLYGCEIGDNTKIGAFVEIQKGVKIGKNCKISSHSFICEGVTIEDNVFVGHGVTFINDSYPRATRVDGGLQTEGDWIVEPTVVKQGASIGSGATILAKVTVGDRALVGAGSVVTNDVPADSVVLGNPGRTARLLHPSLPK from the coding sequence ATGGGCGAGTATTGCTGCATTGCTCCGGATGTAAAGCTCGGGAAGAACGTCAAGTTGTCGAAGTTCATCAACCTGTACGGGTGCGAGATCGGGGACAACACCAAGATCGGGGCGTTCGTCGAGATTCAGAAGGGGGTGAAGATCGGGAAGAACTGTAAGATCTCGAGTCACTCGTTCATCTGTGAGGGTGTGACTATCGAGGACAACGTCTTCGTCGGCCACGGCGTCACGTTCATCAACGACTCCTATCCCAGGGCGACACGGGTGGATGGGGGCTTGCAGACAGAAGGCGACTGGATAGTCGAGCCAACGGTTGTGAAGCAAGGGGCTTCGATCGGATCGGGAGCTACAATACTGGCGAAGGTCACAGTCGGCGATCGAGCCCTGGTAGGAGCGGGGAGCGTAGTCACAAACGACGTTCCAGCGGACTCCGTCGTCCTCGGCAACCCCGGCCGAACAGCTAGGCTGTTGCACCCATCGCTGCCAAAATAG